Proteins encoded by one window of Pseudomonas sp. PSKL.D1:
- the flgN gene encoding flagellar protein FlgN — translation MSLDRHLDVQQRVVEQLLQLLEQERMALAQGRVDAERLRELIAGKQAALLRLEQLEAVRAGAQLKLGYGPCKAGAVRAAQEAGCLKAWRSMQQAARRARALNQANGEALALRLEGNRQILDFLGRMTADRLYGPNGRPMAGTP, via the coding sequence ATGAGCCTGGATCGCCACCTGGACGTGCAGCAACGGGTCGTCGAGCAATTGCTTCAATTGCTGGAGCAGGAGCGCATGGCTTTGGCCCAAGGCCGCGTGGATGCCGAGCGCCTGCGAGAGTTGATAGCCGGCAAGCAAGCTGCGCTGTTGCGCCTTGAGCAACTGGAGGCGGTGCGCGCCGGGGCACAACTGAAGTTGGGCTATGGGCCGTGCAAGGCAGGCGCTGTGCGTGCCGCGCAAGAGGCAGGCTGCCTGAAGGCCTGGCGCAGCATGCAGCAGGCGGCCAGGCGAGCGCGGGCGCTTAATCAAGCCAACGGTGAAGCATTGGCGCTGCGGCTGGAAGGCAATCGGCAAATTCTCGACTTCCTGGGCCGTATGACTGCCGACAGGTTGTATGGGCCCAATGGTCGGCCGATGGCCGGTACACCGTGA